The Erpetoichthys calabaricus chromosome 6, fErpCal1.3, whole genome shotgun sequence genome includes the window TTTGCAAAgtccaaataaaccattttctgtagatatttaaagaATTACTCCTAAGTTTGTGTTTgcctaagtattcaagcccaacacattccTACTTTGTCGAGACcccttttgctgcaataacagccttCATTCTTTCGAGTTAAGGTGGTCCCAGTTCTGCACGTTGTTCAGGAGGGATTCTTcctcattcttcttggcagaatttattGAGGTTTGTGGGTTGGCGCCTCTGGGCAGCAGTCTTCAAACAGTACGGCACAcgtacctctttgaagtctgacCAAAAAgctctattttggtttcatcttaCCAAAAAagccttctcccacatcttaatcGGGTCTTTCTCATGCATTGTAGCAAATGCCATAGGTGCTTTCATGTGGACCTTCATAAGGAATGGCTTCTTACTTGCTACCCACTAGTAGGAGCCTGTTTTAtagagagctcttgaaattgtggacccttGCACAAGCCCTCATCTTTTACCCAGCAGCCCTCCTGGCAACTGTCAAAGCTGCCTAATGATGCAGCACTCCCAGAGTtgatgggatttgtagtccatttAAGTAAAGCTGCTACAGtattgtctgtggttttcagcgACAGCTAGCAAAACTCTCAAAATAACTTAATTATTGAAGACAAACACGTGGATAGGCAGATCCGAGACTCAAAAACCCGCGAATCGCAGAGGCAGACCCGTACTCACTTCTTACTTGTCCGTCCATCTTACTtttcattgatagatagatagatagatagatagatagatagatagatagatagatagatagatagatagatagatagatagatagatagatagatagatagatagatcacaagTATGCTTCTGGAATTCTCTTTTGGCAAAATGCCTCAACATCATTAAATTGTGCAAAAGATTTAAATGTAACCTTTGGATGCTGTGAGTCTGAAAACAAACATGAAGCCCATGAACATTTTCTTACGTTTTACAAATGCGTTTACACCGTCATGTGAGGTGAAGTAAATCACCTTTATCCCCTTTTTGTATCCTCAAACAGAGCCACCGATACTTTGCAGTATGAACTCTGGCCTCTGCCTCACCTGACCACACTGTTTAAACGCACCTATGGCAATTAACTAGAGTAACACTAAGCGGACACTTTTATTCGATTGTATGCAGCTCACTCTTTTCTTGGCTGTGCAACTGAGGCTTGCAAGGGAGTGGCATGCTGGGATGTTTGCTTcttgctgctgggataataatgCAGAAGCTTTTATTTCAGTAAAACAAGTACTGTATTAGAGACTACGCAATGCACGTTAGTTTTAACACGTTGCACCatacgttcagctcatcaacacaaatttagtgatttctgaaatacagAGATTACAGTATTTAAACCGGGAGAAGGAATAATACAGTCGGCCAAGCATTTGCCTGAGAAAATCTATCTTGTGGACGattctacctgtggctgctgaaagtcTGTGTGAAGCTAAGCAAACGGACAGAGTGCTACGGACATGCACAGAGGACAGTATCCTTAACCTcaacccggttaagggtttacatggatAAATAACCAGGATACTCGCAGAgaaatctacagtatgtgtattaacccgatttctctaaccagaataaagGTTTACATGGCGATTCTGTGAAAAACCAgcttattaaagcacatgtaaatgcaCTCATTGTTTTGATTGCCTCTTTGTTTTGAATTGTTTCTGAAATTCAGTGAATTTTGTAATTATCCCCTGTTCTCTTCTTTGCTTATCTTTATCGTAATATTTGTAGTTTTGCCCCTGTCACTTCTCCACAAATTGGCAAATAGGCCTTTAGGTGTACCCTGAAGAATCTCTACAAATTTCACCAGCAGAGCTGAGGGTTTCGctatttctgcttttgttattTAGCTCCCTTTTCTACTTCCATCTTTTCAAATTAAGTTTCGTGtttgatttagtatttttttgactttttgaccTATGCTTTTGTATCAAGGATTTCTGATTTGTTCAGTTTTGAAGATTTACTGTGATGGATCTTACTCTAAAACAAACTGCTTTTTATAGCGTAGATGTTTACAATGctcttctttttattgttttactagggggctccaccccctgctcacccacccccaggtttggttaaccagatatataatttaaagagattgttattttcatgacaattgttacatatgcattttttcaCACTTACTTTAAaagtttagtaaaaacaatacttggagttaacttttcttcaacattgcattgaattttgattccgtgtttggacttgcatcgtgacaacacaacgtataactgcctgtgagtgaatatcgtttctttctctgtaaaaaataaaatgacttttttcgaatgtttgtcctgctcttcgcttagtcgttgacgtgtcatcatTAACgcataaaattattgtcctgataaaatttataagagctgagagcacaggaactgtgtctgacaaaagcattcacacgcctgagaggttagatgaccatggtcttgtttgaaaatagttgtaagtagggtgtgacttgaaagaatctcattttaaaagtctctgtctcacgggacttcataccgcgccaacgattttggaatcttttaattctcgctggcaacacgaattagacaatctagaagtctccgacttaaagtttaaatccgaacaatatattcgatctctttttgctgttccgttatttcaccgaataataatttccgtttgtttacgctaatgtgatctttactatcatttttttgagattttcgaatttttgtacttccattatctctaatcggctctgtatgtgtattgcgccaacgtttttttgaattctttacgatgttctactttgtcatctactctttgtcctttatttctggacCTGGGCGTGGACTTGTCTCGCTGGACAtataagtgtctctccaagaaaatcatgtctcgtccccttccaagacttttttttttataatagaaagatttatTGTATCACTATGACAGTGACATCACCTTGGTGctgtgctgtttggcttttcatTGGTAACCGCACTATTGTTTACTGCTAGTCATGTGATTGACATTGTCACGGTACGTCATTGTGTCACTTTATTTAAATCAGGTGGCAtgctgttttatcttggtagagtaatattttactctactttcccctattgtattattaagatgtagcctctgtcagaacgcctcaaatcccacagacttaccactgtttataaggtattatagtatataacttctccccaaccttcccttctatatctataacctcaggcagttaGGTATAGTaaaggacaagcaggagttaaattacaattaaaacaatgtattattggtaatattcataaataataataatatgcaaagtacatttgaatattggcaaccatacaacctgattaaatgctgatgtgtagtttcaggcggcacacaaacttgtagttatttaaaatgtctctagttaaggcatcattggtgctcagctttcttcagaacaggctgcattcctgtctcaatatggctgccgagctgtggtctccattgtgttgtcctttcagttcatcagtttgttCTTCTTCAGATGTTATAACGTaagagagagatgcttcttcatcatcagaggttagtaagagagagagaatgtggttgagcaagcagatttatagattctctgtccaacccctagagccagtAGGACATCCTGGTACTTAAAGTCTTCTGAttcaagccaattccaaacagccatacttcagaccaatgggggaatacaacatcttaaaacctgccactcccccaagaccatatgttaggcATACTGGCTTTcttgcaggggttgaaagactttagcagagaaatactggccaaactggtttaaggcacatcctccccCAGCTccatcataaaattcaaagagacccattcctggtcggggtaaacatgaatgcttctcactaatgtaacactaaattacaaataaagacacacaaaatatttatcaacttatatgcaaaatcttacattatAACACATGCAAAATATGGTATCACAACATTggataaattctaaaaagaacaTATCTTTCAATGAATGTTAGCGATAGTTATGGGAAAATAATCATCGCTGGGGaactcttttcttattttagCTTGGCTTCAACTTTTGTTTTGCGTATTGGGCATTTACACTCGCTTTAGGTGAGCTGTTACTTCTAATTGTTTCCTCGCATTAATCTGattctcaactttttttttttggcagtcaTATTTGTGACTGCCCCAATGAGTAATCACCTCTTCTTGATCCTCCTTTTGTTTGGTATTCATAACTTTTGCAATATTagattttgcttttcattttgtattcttctaATATATACTTTCAATTTTTTGGATATTTGTAAATACTGTGCACTTTGTCGATTTAGTAAATTAAGATAAATATGTCATTtaagaggtggcatggtggcgcagtggtagagctgctgcctcatagtaagtaGACCTGAGTTCGCATCCCATGTcctccctgtctggagtttgcatgtttatatttatgtttaggtttaggtttctttatttagtcatgtttacacaagaaaacatgaaatttgccttcccagttgcatctaataacagacagaacagacagaatgaaataaaacagacaaatagaaataagaaaggttacggtaaggcagttagataatacatatttacacccaaaaaaaaaaaaattacaggatatatatcaaaaccttatacattatctccgatatttcttattgaaaaatcgtatggcactaggaagaaaggagtttctggagcgatttgtgtgggttttcaaagcaactatccttcctggtttactgaagtttagttctacatgtaatggatggctgtcatcagttgagatgatttccagtttctttaacattgccctctgacacacactagtcaaatcatctacatcagccccaataactttagctgcatacttcgtaatctgctggagcttttttgagttttggtttgtcagactattaaaccaggcaatgaaactgaaagtgatcacagactggatcatactgcgatagaaggacaacatgaggtccttgtctactttaaatagtttgagtttatggaggagaaataagcgctggttgcatttagaaaataatttttttgtatttgtattccagttaagattgttatctaggtaagttcctaagtatttatattcattcactatttctacctcctctcccagaactacaataggtgaacagatttctgtctcttaaaatcaaatatcatttctttggttttttttacattcagactgagagagtttttattgcaccagtttaccatacagtccacttgatttagatagtggctttcatcctccccagatatgcatcctatgatcatggtgtcatccgcatacttaataatggagcagtggtcattgttctgtctcaggtcacttgtgtacagagtaaacagtaatggtgatgagacacacccctgtggacttcctgtgtttgaatgaatgactattgaaaaagtgtcctgaactttaactgtctgtgaatgatttaaaagaaagttctgaatccatagtgtgataaatgggtttacattcatactgttcaatttcccaatcagtatatgaggctgtatagtattgaatgctgaagaaaaatccaaaaatagtgctctgacatatgaaccaggctgatcaagaaaggtgtagattttatgtaagataacaagcagagcatcttccacacttctgtttgcacaataagcaaattgattgttgtcttgaaaagactttgtctctgtcattaaaatgtttttcacccaatgttcaaagcatttcattggaatagatgtatgtgccactggtctatagtcGTTTAAACAGCTTCTccccatgttctccccgtgtctgcatgggtttccttcacagtccaatgacatataagttaggtggactggagaCACTAATTTGGCCCACGTGTACTGATGtccatgtccagggtttgttcctgcgttTGTGTCCAGTggtaactgggataggctctggtacCCCCTGTGACCCCATTCAGGACAAAGTGGGCCAGAAAACGACTGACTGACTTCATTTAAGACTCTGCTATTTTGGGCCAGGTGTTTGGAAGTTCCCCCTCTCCCTGTTGTGATTGTTGGTATTTAAACTTTCTCAACTATCTTTAACCACTAAAAATCAGTTATACATATGATATTTATTAACTGCTTGGAGGCTTTATTCAAAAGTTATTAATTTTTCATGTCAGTTTTCAACagcagttttgttttggttttgggcACCACTGTTATCTGAATTTGTGTCACCCTTTGCCAAAGGGATTCCAATGGACTGTGTGGTGGTGACGTCACTAGCACAGCCATATAAAGGTGACTTCATGTAGCCCTAACTGTCATAACTGCCTTGTTTTGTATGAGTATTTTGACTCAATTCTTTTactacattatattcatttttggaaTATACTATTTTCacgtcaatttaaaaaaatgtaccttACTTCCGTTTAGTTTCTTTACTTACGCGTTTTTCGCCAATATAAATATGGCAGCAATCGTATCACACGTCATCTCTCGGTTGGATAAAACGTGTGCGTCCATTTCTAGTGTAATCGGCTTGTGTAACAAGAAGGCCCAAATGTCAACTCCTCTTTTTTCATCCTTGCCTCTGATTACCAAGTTTCGGTTGCCTTATTGTCCATCTCTTGGTCTTTCTTCTTTAAGCACTTTCTGCTAAACGCTGCCATCTCCTGGTTACTTTTGAGCTAGTAAATATCCTTTGACACCTACATGATGTAACGATGAGTCATCTGAGGTTCAATTTAACTAGTGATTACGTACATTTCTTTTGTGACTCCTGGCATTATTTTTCTAATCTAATTTCTTTCAACTCTGGTTTATGATTGGTGTTACGGTTTTTGTCGTCTCTCTTTCTAACTCCTAGTATCGACCTACATTTATGTTTCTTGACcacattttgttttcctctcccggtcctttcaGGTTAGATGTTCCTTTTTAGCCTTCTGGGTTTTGCcctcctttttgttattttttaggcCATTTTGAAAGTGTAGGCCCCAGGCCTTCTTGGTAGTGTTCTGTAATTTTTTTAGACCTGAAGCACAACACACATTCTGTGCAATTACATTCCAAGAGTTGTTTCAATGCatactttttattatgtgtagatcctcttttttattttgcttctacTTTACACTCTCTGCTTCATAAACGTATTGTGCACAAACTCTTCCACTTTTTCACTGACAGCTTCAATGTCCGCTTCACAAACTTCATGTTCCCTATTTTCTGCCCCACTCAGGGAGTCCATTAAAGGTTTATGGGAAACAGGCAATGGATTTAAAGAGTGAATCTGCTGGAGCTGATCAAGTGGACAACTGCTTAATTCTTTAACCATTAAGGACCGTAAAACATCAGGGGCAAACTTTGCATAGTGAGCCGTAGAAGAAATCACAACGGGACAAGTTCCATCCTGTAAACGATCAGCGACAGTTTTGGCCACAGCCGTGTGAGGATCAAGGATGTATCCAGTTTTGGTAAAAACTGAATGGATTGTTGCGAAACAGTCATTTTCCGAACACCAACCTGCTGAGCAATTTTCATGAATGCTTTCCAAGACAGGTTTTGGCACGATAAAGTGGTTCTGATTCAACAATTGGGAATATAAATCCTGCACCAGCTGCCAATCACCTTTTGAAATAAGATGTATAAATCGTTCAAGATTGGAAGACTTCAATATATCGATGGCAGGGGAAGCCGAGATGTGAAGCTTTCTGTTTCTCAGATCGAACACCCCAGTGTTCATGAAATCTGTAAGTACGTTGTTCTGATTGGAGGCGCAGATAAACTTCCGGATAGGAATTCCCATTTGCTTTACATATATAGCAGACAAAAAATTCCCAAAATTTCCTGTAGGAATGCAGACATCAATGGGATCTCCAAGCGATATGACACCTTGATCAATTAGGTCCAGGTAGGCAGAGCAATGATAGACTATTTGTGGAAGCAACCGGGCCCAGTTGATAGAGTTGGCCGTGCTGAGGGACACGCCGTATTCCGTAGCCAGGAAGCCATTGAATGCAGGATTAGAGAATAGATGTTTGATTGCCCTTtggcaaaaatcaaaatctgagttGACACCCACTGCTTTCACATTTTCTTGCCTATAActggttatttgttttttctggatAGGACTTATGCCATTTTCAGGAAATAATACCAGAACAGCAATCCGTTGTTTATCAGCATTGCAAAGCATGCTAAATCCATCAAGGACTGCGCTTCCCGTATCTCCAGATGTGGCAACGAGGATTAAATAATTACAAGTTTGTGGAATGCTGTAGGCAAATATTTGAGGCATAAGTTGTAAAGCCATGTCCTTGAAGGAAGCAGTAGGACCATGAAAGAGCTCTTGAACATATTGATCATCAACCAGATGCCTTATAGGTGCAACCTTACTGCAATTAAAATTATTTCCGTACGCCTTCTCCACCATTTTTATCAGCTGAACAGGGTTCACATCAACAGGGTGTATGCATTTCTCAAGCAAAACCTGTGCTCTTTCAGGAAAAGACATGCCAATCAGCCTTTGCCACTCCCCTGCAGAGAGTCGTGGGTGATCTTTTGAAGGAACGTATAGCCCACCATCAGGTGCCAGACCTTCAACTGTGACATCACAGAAATACGTTTGGGGTATTTCTGAAGGGGCACTTCTAGTGGAAACAAACGTCTCACATTCAAAATATCGCCTCAGTTCTTTCAAGATCTTTTCACACACGTCTTCTGCCGTGTCACCGGTACCACAGAGCACACGTAGGTCAAACCACTGTCTGTAAAACTGTTGACGGTAACGAAGAATGTCTCTAATGGAGCAATCTGAGGTTTGTCCAACAATCCTATCAACTTTCATCTTCTCCATTCTCCTCATGATGTCTTCATTGTCCACATCGAGGTATACCACTATTCCGTTGCGCTTCATGTGTTGCATGCTCACTGGGTGCAAAGGGTTGGATCCAGACATAGAAATGACACAACCAAACGAGCTGAAGTTCAAAAGAACCTTGCCTTCCTCCTCCAAAAATCTTTCCCCGCCAACCTCTGAGAGTTTCTGTGAAACAGGCATGTCCCAGGTCTTCTCTAGAACATCGTCATCCACATCAATGAAAGGCAATCCCAGTTTCTGCCCAATAATTCTACCTGCTGTAGTTTTGCCTGCGCCAGGGGGGCCGATTATCAAAAGGTTCTTTTCTCCAATGTGTGAGGCCAGCTTTGAGAAAGATGCTTTGCTGAAGGTGGATGTTATAATATTTATGCAACATCTGCTGAACAGTCGTCTTCTGAAGTGAAGTACTTTAGTAACAGATTGGCTTAAAACGGGAATCATTCTGATCAGCATATGGTGACTACCTGCAATCAAACCATTAAAATGAGAAACAATTACTTTCATTATATagatttattttgaaaagtacTTAATAGATCTGTGAACTCTACCATTAACATGGGTCTCCACTTTTAGCTAGAACATCTTGTCTGTGAATGAACTTAATGACAGAACACTGACTTCAGGTCACCATTTAACGCCACTGTCCCTGAACAGTTGTTAACTAAACTTCTACAAACTGAACTGAATGCCCCCACCTGTAAATGGATTTACATGGAAACAGCACGTTTGGATAGACTCCTAACTCTTAGACTGCCCTTCAGGGCCATGTCCTTTCCCTCTACTCTATTCCCTGTACACCAGTGACTGTAGATCCTCTGACCCTTCAAGTACAAATTCAGGAGTGAtttccctagactttcttgtatactcagatctggggatggatatttgaagagtaaaccacaagaaaatgattatattttattactatgtacaataaagagccatcaacaacaaatcaaatcaaattaataatatattgaacaattattataacagtaaagttgaataaatcggactctgcaactacatgaataaaaggtaaagtaccactacTGGCTAGCAGAAATAGCCAagaagttgacagaaatctacgttttgtacctaatacttgtatgcaaaatttggttgacctaagtgaaagtgtactcaagttatcgtgtttacacacacacacacacgcacacgcacacacacacagatagacacacagacataattctaaaaattgtattttcagactcagggaggtcctATCTAGGgaatcccggacatttttcattcccaggaatgaaactgctgtaattcctgggaaaacgggaacggccaggCTCGCATATATAgcttgtaaaagtgtaaaaatcaatcaagaaataacagagttatagttgaaaataattaaggtggcgccattgctgcagcttgcacttcatcagacaacagctttgaacagcaacttgaaattgcaatgcgtcagtctgttgcatccgcattatctgtgccaagaaacttgccatcacagaatgatgacaagaaactggatgcatcagtaaaagctgaaatggcggtgtttcagcgcaacggcaagcgcaggcgttgtttagaacaagtgtatcagtatctgatgattgtgccgcctacttcaatGGAGGcacagcgtgctttctcagcggctggcgtacttctgcatgaaggtgcactCTCGCATggatgaccgcacgctggacacgttaataataataataataattcattacatttatatagcgcttttctcagtactcaaaacgatatccacacagggaggaaccaggaagcaaacccacactcttccacagtctccttactgcaaagcagcagcactatcattgcgccacctgtgaggacgttgtgctatctatgctcttattactgcaactaaagatacatgtacagtaaaccctcgtttatcacagttaatccgttccagactctactgcgataaatgaatttccgccaagtaggattctttatttataaatcgagtATTTTCGCAGTTAgcgcatagaaaacctgtttacagccttctaaatacattttttaacattattagagccctctagacatgaaataacaccctttagtcaaaagtttaaactgtgctccatgacaagacagagatgacagttccgtctcacaattaaaagaatgcaaacatatcttcctcctcaaaggagtgcgcgtcaggagcagagaatgtcagagagagagagaaaagcaaacaatcaaaaatcaacaggGCTGTTggagctttcaagtatgcgaagcaccgcgggaCAAAGCAGCAGCAatgaagggagcaatgtgaaggtagtctttcagcgttttttagaggagcatccgtatcctctaggccagtgtgcgaacagcccctctgctcacaacccctccgtcaggagcagagaatgtcagagagagtgagagagagagagaaaagcaaacaatcaaaaatcaatacctgctgttcgggctttcaagtatgcgaagcacctcgtgggaagcatatcgtatatcattgaggagttttatttaatatgtaatacgtgctctggttgggtagcttctcagccatctgccaatagcgtcccatgtatgaaatcaactgggcaaaccaactgaggaagcatgtaccataaattaaaggactcattgtccgcagaaatccacgaaccagcaaaaaatccgtgatatatatttagatatgcttacatttaaaatccgcaatggagtgaagccgcgaaagtcgaagtgcgatatagcgagggatcactgtacttctatgacagcacgaaccgcttgtagataaggttagtcttttatttgtgtcaacatattgcagtagttttattaaaaataagtgttggttgttctaaaaccattcacatgtgagatgcccgggagcccaggattcccgggaatgaaatgcgggattcccgaattcccaggaatggattccctagtcctatctatctatctatctatctatctatctatctatctatctatctatctattatatagtgactttttctatctatcacatagtgcctttcctatctatctactgtatctatctacctAATGTGAATTTACCCTTTCTCATCTCCATCCCcatacttgtgcttttcaatcactcttTCTTGAAGTTAAAAGGGGCCACATGCATAaagccatgcgtagaattcacactagctaagtttccatccagttttttgcgacgttttgttatcgacaaacagaatatatgtaaaaaaaatgtgcgaaatttgctgtctccagcctgtttccatcaaactggctttttatcgataaaatggtgtgcgtgatgacgtcatcccccccccccaaaacgaactgtcgcataacttttgttgtatcgcgaaaaaaatctgcccttgagccgttttcatacataattttgtgtatgtcgcaaattatctaccttttgttttccacgttacaccccctccactaaacaaagaaacaaagaaatggagagattattcagacagttttttgaaatttgccagcttactgttatttcagtttcacaaataattggaattgtacataatatccgaagacgacagcagaatgaagcagttgcttgtctgatagccctagagctcaaagaaagtaccccagtgcgacgaaacccacgggtatgggagagacgacggaataagaccttctgggaggaggtggtggagagacacttaacagaaaatctctggctgcaacattttataatgacacggccgacgtttgagatgttgtgtggattcatcagtcctgatgttgcgcccatcacaggttgccaccgaccaccggttccaacccaaaagcggattgccatcgccctttacaagctggcaacctgcgccgagtatagagtagttggagaatctttcggggttagtaaaactaccgtccatcgatgtgtatatgctgtgtgcaccgctattaaagaaaaattaatgcagcgttatatcagacttccgactgtagcggaggccaatgaaattgcataccgcaattccttggtgcatcttgtgccacagatttacggtgcgctggatggcacgcatgtgcctattcttcccccgacggaaggctaccgcgattacattaatcgcaaagggtggccatctattgttctccaggcccttgttgatgacaggtgcatgatatgagacatttgcgttggcactcctggaagtgcccatgatgcagctgtgtttgcagcatcggatctgtacaggtgagcctacctttcaacatcccttcacagtgcaataacaactgaattaacctgcttcccttaaggtttttaattaaaactgaaatttgaattaatacaaaataacgacgtttaatcaaaaaaaaaactctcttcatcagaccatgcgaaccgctccgccattctcgttttgattgcacatgatgaaaatgtgacacatttatttgcgttaaagcccttttttccgacaaaaactgtttccaatgtagtttttgtgatatctgaagtatcgatatgaaatttatgcgctaaagttaaacggaaaa containing:
- the LOC114653835 gene encoding threonine synthase-like 1; its protein translation is MLIRMIPVLSQSVTKVLHFRRRLFSRCCINIITSTFSKASFSKLASHIGEKNLLIIGPPGAGKTTAGRIIGQKLGLPFIDVDDDVLEKTWDMPVSQKLSEVGGERFLEEEGKVLLNFSSFGCVISMSGSNPLHPVSMQHMKRNGIVVYLDVDNEDIMRRMEKMKVDRIVGQTSDCSIRDILRYRQQFYRQWFDLRVLCGTGDTAEDVCEKILKELRRYFECETFVSTRSAPSEIPQTYFCDVTVEGLAPDGGLYVPSKDHPRLSAGEWQRLIGMSFPERAQVLLEKCIHPVDVNPVQLIKMVEKAYGNNFNCSKVAPIRHLVDDQYVQELFHGPTASFKDMALQLMPQIFAYSIPQTCNYLILVATSGDTGSAVLDGFSMLCNADKQRIAVLVLFPENGISPIQKKQITSYRQENVKAVGVNSDFDFCQRAIKHLFSNPAFNGFLATEYGVSLSTANSINWARLLPQIVYHCSAYLDLIDQGVISLGDPIDVCIPTGNFGNFLSAIYVKQMGIPIRKFICASNQNNVLTDFMNTGVFDLRNRKLHISASPAIDILKSSNLERFIHLISKGDWQLVQDLYSQLLNQNHFIVPKPVLESIHENCSAGWCSENDCFATIHSVFTKTGYILDPHTAVAKTVADRLQDGTCPVVISSTAHYAKFAPDVLRSLMVKELSSCPLDQLQQIHSLNPLPVSHKPLMDSLSGAENREHEVCEADIEAVSEKVEEFVHNTFMKQRV